The sequence CTGCAACACATTTGGACAGCTAGTAGTTAGTAAATTAGTCAATAGACAACTAGTTGTTCATAAAAAAAATAGAAAACACTAAATTGTGACTTATCTGGATGATTTCAGCAGCCTCCCATTCATGAGCAGTTGAGCACACCATATCAGCAGCTGGTAATTACAACACAAGTGGATAGGACAGTAATACAAGTGCAGAACACAATTTATAAATAAAGGACAGCACAAGCACATAGTTCTTAGTTCAGGTCTCACACAAAAGAAGACACACAGACACAAAGTGACACAACTGCAGTTCATAAGACCAGGGCATCACAAAAGGCTTCACTACTAGATGGGGATGGTCCAGATCATATTTCATCTTCACTGTAGCACAAATCTTCATCTTCATACTCTTCTtcttcagactcaaactcttctccTTCATAGAGCTCTCTCACTCTTGCACTTCTACGAGGCTCAAGCTGTTCTTCTGCTCCCACTGCCTCTCCAATAACAGACCAAGGTATCCCTGTACCTTCCATCTCATCTTCCTCCCCATCTCTAAAGACAACTTGTGCACAATCATCTCCACCCTCTTGGAGAAAACCTTGAGCTTCAGTTGTATCACTAGACAAGAGAACATCAGTGATTTTCTTTGACCTAATCTTTTCTCTGTTATTCATCAGCCTGTTATTGAACTGAATATAGACCAACTTGTTGAGGCGGGTTGTAGTCAGCCTATTTCTCTTCTTAGTGTGTATCTATAAATTAGAAACAAAAGCATTTTCAGTTCTGAAATTTAATCATAATACTGCTGAAATGATTAATAGATAGGCACTAACcccttcaaacccactccaatttCTTTCACAACCAGAAGAGCTTGATGTCAAAGATAATATCCTTGTAGCCATCTTCTGTAAAGCTGGTGTTTCAGTTCCATATAACCGCCGCCATGATGCTGAAATAAATTAGAAACACCTCTATTAGTTTAAAAAACAGCAAACAGCCATGTTAGAAAACAGCAAACAACCATATAATAAGTACCTCTACCTGGATTGTAATCATAGTTTTGAAAAGTTCTTGCAAGCTTCTTGCTAAATGGTCCTTCTCTATTCTGAATTTTTTTCAATTCAAAGTTGGCAGCCTGTTCTTGTTGGTCCTCATCATGATAATAAAATTGCTCGACACAAGATATGAAGGCTTCATTCATTTTGGGCTCATCAAAGATTGATGGGTTAGCATAGCTGTAGTGTGGATTCAGCAAAAAAGCTGTCAAATGCAATGGAGAATCAAGTCTTCCATTCATCTTCTTCTCAATTACAGCCATAACATCTTTGAATCGAGACTCGACATTGCCAAAGTCCTCTTTGACCTCTCTCTTTGCCTTTAGTAGCTCTCCATAAAGGAAACCCATGGATGGCTTCACATCCCCATCAACCAAACAGAGGACTTTGACCAATGGCTCAAAAACAGCCAACATTAGCTTCACATCCTTCCAAAAGGCTGGACTCAATATAGTAGCTGTggcctcttttcctttctttgatttCACATCCTTTAATGAGTCCCACCTGCTATGAACCACCATCTTCCTTAACTGATCCTTCTTCTCTTGCATACTGTTCAAAGTGAGAAAGTATGAAGCAAACCTAGTCACTCCTGGCCTCACTAGCTCTTTCCCCTCTGTGAAGTATCTCAAGCACTCCAATGTTCTTGTGTAGCCATACACAAATATGGTAAATGACTTTGCTTGGTCAATCACTTTCTTGAACCGAGGCAAGTTGCCAATTCCTTGGAGCATCAAGTTGATTGTGTGAGCTGCACAAGAGGTCCAAAATATTTGTGGTCTCTTCTCAAGCAATAGCTTCTTTGCTCCCATGTTGTTAGAGGCATTGTCAGTGACTACTTGCACCACATTTTCTTCACCAATGTCTTAAATTGCTTTGTCCACTAATTCAAAAATGACTTCACTTGTGTGTGACACACCTGACATCTATTTTGAGCTGATGAAGGAGGTTCCATCAGCACAAT is a genomic window of Zea mays cultivar B73 chromosome 5, Zm-B73-REFERENCE-NAM-5.0, whole genome shotgun sequence containing:
- the LOC103628594 gene encoding uncharacterized protein; protein product: MGAKKLLLEKRPQIFWTSCAAHTINLMLQGIGNLPRFKKVIDQAKSFTIFVYGYTRTLECLRYFTEGKELVRPGVTRFASYFLTLNSMQEKKDQLRKMVVHSRWDSLKDVKSKKGKEATATILSPAFWKDVKLMLAVFEPLVKVLCLVDGDVKPSMGFLYGELLKAKREVKEDFGNVESRFKDVMAVIEKKMNGRLDSPLHLTAFLLNPHYSYANPSIFDEPKMNEAFISCVEQFYYHDEDQQEQAANFELKKIQNREGPFSKKLARTFQNYDYNPASWRRLYGTETPALQKMATRILSLTSSSSGCERNWSGFEGIHTKKRNRLTTTRLNKLVYIQFNNRLMNNREKIRSKKITDVLLSSDTTEAQGFLQEGGDDCAQVVFRDGEEDEMEGTGIPWSVIGEAVGAEEQLEPRRSARVRELYEGEEFESEEEEYEDEDLCYSEDEI